The proteins below come from a single Perca flavescens isolate YP-PL-M2 chromosome 8, PFLA_1.0, whole genome shotgun sequence genomic window:
- the c25h12orf75 gene encoding overexpressed in colon carcinoma 1 protein, which produces MGCGNSSATNTSEGPAEVSKDVTEDPLGDDEKRRNYGGVYVGLPADLTTVAASQSKSTCKD; this is translated from the exons ATGGGTTGTGGCAATTCCTCAGCCACCAACACCTCAGAAG GGCCAGCAGAAGTGTCCAAGGATGT GACAGAAGATCCTTTGGGAGACGATGAGAAAAGAAG GAACTATGGTGGCGTATATGTAGGTCTACCAGCAGACCTGACCACTGTGGCTGCCAGTCAGTCCAAGTCCACATGTAAAG ACTAG